The Watersipora subatra chromosome 1, tzWatSuba1.1, whole genome shotgun sequence genome has a window encoding:
- the LOC137410472 gene encoding carboxypeptidase B-like, translating into MCNMRCTLIAVSMVLCSLCRCHSMEDYDTFEQHQVLRIVPETQNEIKLLLELEEQLTELDFWTRPYNLKHDVDVRVPPSLLPNIKKYLAQNGVTYSVLIEDVQSLLNQEIESMAKQRPKRDTNSGNDQEDIDLEEINKYILNTFSSHEEINGWLEQIAKVCGSKCSTHDIGYTHEGRVMKLIKISGLRRRKNKAIWIDGGMHGREWISPVTANNIIYQLITEYGTSRCVRHIVENFDWYILPVANPDGYDYSRIRNRMWRKNRRVLESPRRPWWVEYFYGNSYFHKNCYGVDLNRNFGFMWGETGTSNNPCSDIYAGPEAFSEPESVAIQNFTQSIHNKSQLAVYLSLHAYGQYWLYSWGYTKQLPDDSDDLKKVASDGARAIYWSSNRKTQYEVGSAARTLYASSGASDDWTKGELGVKYAFTLELPPSDANAHGNGFLLPTTAIRGVAEATWPGIKTMAARVLQQRLGGSHSQHTFCNYQ; encoded by the exons ACATCAAGTGCTCCGAATCGTCCCTGAGACTCAGAATGAAATTAAACTCCTGCTAGAGCTAGAGGAACAGCTGACCGAG TTGGACTTCTGGACACGACCATACAACCTGAAGCATGATGTGGACGTTAGAGTTCCTCCCAGTCTCTtaccaaatataaaaaaatatcttgCTCAAAATGGCGTGACGTATTCTGTCCTTATAGAAGATGTACAAAG TTTATTAAACCAAGAAATTGaaagcatggcaaagcaaagaCCCAAGCGGGACACGAATTCTGGAAACGATCAGGAAGATATTGATCTGGAAGAgatcaataaatatatattgaacaCATTCAGCTCTCATGAAGAG ATAAATGGTTGGCTGGAACAAATAGCCAAGGTTTGTGGCTCAAAATGTTCAACACACGATATCGGGTACACCCATGAGGGCAGAGTTATGAAACTCATAAAGATATCTGGGTTGAGGCGACGGAAGAACAAGGCCATCTGGATTGATGGTGGAATGCATGGACGAGAATGGATATCTCCAGTCACAGCCAACAATATAATCTATCAG TTAATCACAGAGTACGGCACCAGCCGATGTGTCAGACACATCGTTGAAAACTTTGATTGGTACATCTTGCCAGTCGCCAATCCCGATGGATACGATTATTCCAGGATCAGG AACAGAATGTGGAGAAAGAACCGAAGGGTGCTCGAGTCACCGAGGAGGCCGTGGTGGGTGGAGTACTTCTATGGTAATAGCTATTTTCACAAGAACTGTTATGGAGTTGATCTCAACCGTAACTTTGGCTTCATGTGGGGAG AGACTGGTACAAGCAACAATCCTTGCTCAGATATATATGCTGGCCCAGAAGCATTCTCAGAGCCAGAGTCTGTAGCCATCCAGAACTTTACACAAAGTATCCATAACAAAAGTCAACTAGCTGTCTACCTATCGCTACATGCCTATGGTCAATACTGGTTGTACTCTTGGGGATACACAAAACAACTTCCGGATGATTCCGATGATCTG AAAAAGGTTGCAAGTGATGGAGCTAGAGCCATTTATTGGTCTAGCAATAGGAAGACACAGTATGAGGTGGGATCTGCAGCTAGAACTCTCT ATGCTTCCTCTGGGGCCTCTGATGATTGGACGAAAGGGGAATTGGGCGTAAAATATGCTTTCACCTTGGAGTTGCCACCTTCAGACGCTAACGCCCATGGCAACGGATTTTTACTACCAACAACTGCAATCCGTGGAGTCGCAGAGGCCACCTGGCCCGGCATCAAAACCATGGCAGCGAG GGTTCTACAACAGAGGTTGGGAGGGAGCCACAGTCAACACACCTTCTGCAACTACCAATAG